Proteins encoded together in one Marispirochaeta sp. window:
- a CDS encoding glucoamylase family protein, translating into MKAAILAAYYLHQEDARKALRELKRKGIHRGVLIHKDFTGGTEISLLPLPSWFLSGGRRKLLADHSRWLRNEESVLLLRAPIASLRRPAKILRESGEISPVIFVLNPKRTGPVIETGERGMPLSPAELGERAQSLAKTDRVNADPPRSTQILSRLAQGLGWISKASLDLSEAVALGQRSTPVVEWILDNHYIIESNIRDVQQNLSRKFYRELPVLESNSCRGFPRIYGLAKELVSNTALRIDRDSILSFLQAYQSVATLSSAELWAIPQMIRIALIEGILTITAEGLAELRERETADFWAHRLIAADRHGSNHVFSIMAELTENYPAPGPSFVYQLVDHLYGEESSMALVHSWLGRIHHQTIEEINSREQERQTRVQIEAGNAFSSLRELERMDWKVVFERLSRVEQLLRLDPAGIYGRMDFATRDWYRRSLEQISRRSSKTEEEVARAAVDLACRAADEASADERRNHVGTFLIGERKDELYRLAGSREAVTDRLRRWATDYHTAVYLTGFLFFTIVFAAIFILFGLSSRSLYFRILFCGIALIPLSQLSIEVVNYLVMRLFPPRNLPKMDFKISGVPDCFRTLVVVPMMLTDEQTIDEQVQKLEIRYIANREDNLLFGLFTDFIDSDHQRTMQDEGLLNRVIAGLDALNQRCGCGRFFLLHRERAWSDSEQKYIGWERKRGKLEELNRLIDGSRPENSPKLVYLGNPDQLKTVRFIITLDSDTLMPSGTARRLIETLAHPLNFPRFDSEGRICAGSYSIIQPLVSPSLPSSSGSPFSRLFANVVGIDPYTSMISDVNQDLTGEGSYHGKGIYDVRAFSRILSGRFPDELLLSHDLIEGAHVRVGFAGDIELIDEFPQDYLTFASRLHRWIRGDWQITGWLLPRVPDSTGARAPNRLSWFNRWKILDNLRRSLIAPASLVLLSLAWAVSSGTAIAAAGIVGLQLIFNTLVKPLTMATTRGGFKGLSARKLYHDLLRAFAEASLIPFQSILVFNALALVGYRRFVSHKNLLEWTVGPGKRNSFLTHLPMQLGVMGIVSLCSGITGATLLFLAPGKLVFAAPWLVLWILLPLTGWLLNRRRSPKSHSTDLSEKDRTYLRKIARRSWRYYSQFICEETSWLPPDNYQVSHQDRLAMRTSPTNIGLWLLSAAAAHDFGYCTIDQVVHLLSKSMETISGLQRFEGHLLNWYDLQTLKPLEPRYVSMVDSGNLIGTLWALEQSLRRMIETPLLDKRLFEGLSDTVEVYEETVRRSDGLNEGGESSGLLRVCRLPASGIGEKLKLLRRMDGILGPDMDEDFSIPGSSAKADNWRREIRKQLSAWCALRDRYLRWIEILGEKTKSDISLPGEEASSETGTIAAIFDDLEQAPSLRSLSAGDVSCIRVLTAGRNLPELAAGPLAGWIDRILLAFEQGKWLAGEMIAVAERLIDDVHKLSESINMRFLYDTRKKIFPIGFHIADQRPDNAFYDLLASEARIGSFIAIARGDVPVEHWFAMGRPYNMIGRHRTLLSWTGTMFEYLMPQILFRSYNGSLLDKAYSEAVAVQVSYGRSRHVPWGISESAYSDLDNTRTYQYKAFGVPQLGLKRVLEEELVVAPYASLLALDIIPEKTIRNLRRLESLGLLQEYGFFDAIDFSRQRTRDGKRGVLVRTYMSHHIGMGFLSLSNFLHHGAVRYDFHRDPRVRAFEPLLHESIPTLSPRYMTARGQIPGVTYRTGEITPSVSSFDSPNTDTPRTQLLGNGRYSLMVTNSGGGYSQWKGIEITRWRSDPSLDSGGVLCYLHETDRDLLWSNTFHPAGGKTETYNASFALDRAVIRRIDDGIETMTEIAVSPEDDVEIRRLTLINQSHRIRRLELTSYIELSLAPHGADLQHPAFNKLFIQTEAIAGRQALIAWRRQRRDDEQDLFVAHRFSSERPDEAADAFRFETDRRTFIGRGKTLVNPDGVFLEPGGREGYVLDPIFSLRRTVVLKPGERRQVSLILGAAESRERILALMDKYEDLHAIDRAMDFSWASAQLELRSLRIQSDEALRFQQIASYLLFPNSRLRPQEKRLQENRKGQAGLWPYGISGDVPIILVSIADIRDVGLVDQILRAQAYWRIHGFITDLVILNEETEGYEHPLRSHLEALTRVRPSRVFLLQQDQLPLEDLSLLMAAARVVLVAARGALSQQIGFVAELPPLAQLSVKKRQDTDPSAPLPFMELHYFNSLGGFTDGGREYVIYLGSDSSTPAPWVNVMANPGFGTLISETGAGFTWFGNSQRNRLTAWSNDPVTDPAPEVIYIRDEESGDLWSPTASPIRENQAYRARHGAGYSVFEHNSHGIEQELTLFVPVNEKGGDPVKLQRLKLTNSTPRTRILSVTHYLEWTLGENRESSLMHIATSWDKELHALTARNRYHPEYGDRVSFTSLTPPAVSYTGDRAHFIGRNRTISRPAAMERISLSSRTGSALDPCSALQTVLELAPGETAEVICLTGQAESSKRARELILLYRGAGAFESALDETKVWWDGILGSIEVETPEYSTNFLINRWLLYQSLSCRMWGRSASYQSGGAFGFRDQLQDAMAFVYTRPEIAREQILLAASRQFLEGDVQHWWHPPGGAGIRSRISDDLLWLPHVTAHYVRTTGDSGILEENVPFLKAPLLEADQHELFSIPETSSDHASLFEHCLRAVERGLTSGPHGLPLIGTGDWNDGMNLVGAEGKGESVWLGWFLADVLKGMEMLAEIRGDSQLQGDLSKKRAVLVQSIEEAAWDGNWYLRAFFDDGSPIGSSENTEARIDSLPQSWARLSGAGDEERTAKALESAWQRLVRAEDALVLLFEPPFDRIQPSPGYIKGYPPGVRENGGQYTHASVWLAMAFARGGDGDKAAEILRLLNPIEQTGNPAALQRYRVEPYVVAADVYRLPGCTGRGGWSWYTGSAAWMYRTWIEEVLGMKIRGNTLRIDPVLPGRWKGFSLRYRHGEAVYEIQIDNPAGCVRGVVKVEMDGQQIPKGVIVLEQTSVIHRVYVRMGKQNPDIPQA; encoded by the coding sequence ATGAAGGCTGCTATTCTCGCTGCGTATTATTTACATCAGGAAGATGCCCGGAAAGCCCTCCGGGAGCTGAAGCGAAAAGGAATCCACCGCGGAGTGCTTATCCACAAGGATTTCACCGGTGGTACGGAGATATCTTTACTCCCTCTCCCAAGCTGGTTCTTAAGCGGCGGTAGGAGAAAACTGCTGGCAGATCATTCACGCTGGCTGCGGAATGAAGAGTCCGTTCTCCTTCTTCGGGCGCCTATTGCTTCGCTGAGGCGTCCAGCAAAGATTCTGCGTGAGTCCGGCGAGATCTCACCGGTCATCTTTGTGCTTAATCCAAAACGTACCGGACCTGTCATTGAAACCGGAGAGCGTGGAATGCCTCTTTCTCCGGCGGAACTTGGAGAACGCGCACAATCTCTGGCAAAGACGGACCGGGTAAACGCTGACCCGCCCCGTTCTACGCAGATTCTTTCCCGTCTTGCTCAGGGCCTTGGGTGGATCAGCAAGGCAAGTCTGGATTTATCGGAAGCTGTAGCCCTGGGACAGCGCTCTACCCCTGTAGTCGAATGGATTCTTGACAATCATTACATCATAGAGAGCAACATCCGGGATGTGCAGCAGAATCTTTCACGGAAATTTTATCGTGAACTACCTGTTCTTGAGAGCAATTCCTGTCGGGGCTTCCCGAGAATTTACGGGCTTGCAAAGGAGCTTGTCTCGAATACCGCCCTGCGCATCGATCGCGATTCCATTTTATCCTTCCTTCAGGCATATCAATCCGTTGCAACACTTTCGTCAGCTGAATTGTGGGCAATCCCCCAGATGATCCGCATCGCACTGATCGAAGGGATTCTTACTATTACAGCAGAAGGTCTTGCGGAGCTTCGGGAACGGGAGACAGCCGATTTCTGGGCTCACCGGCTAATTGCTGCCGACCGACACGGCTCGAACCATGTGTTTTCCATCATGGCGGAGCTCACGGAGAATTATCCCGCTCCAGGTCCCTCTTTCGTCTATCAGCTGGTCGATCATCTTTATGGTGAAGAATCCTCGATGGCGCTTGTTCACAGCTGGCTTGGGCGTATTCACCATCAGACTATCGAAGAAATAAACTCCCGGGAACAGGAACGACAGACACGGGTACAGATTGAAGCCGGCAACGCCTTCTCGAGTCTGCGGGAACTTGAGCGGATGGACTGGAAGGTTGTTTTTGAGCGGCTCAGCAGGGTGGAACAGCTGCTGCGGCTTGATCCGGCGGGAATCTATGGACGGATGGATTTCGCGACCCGGGACTGGTATCGCCGGTCACTTGAACAGATCTCCCGGCGTTCCTCGAAAACTGAAGAAGAAGTTGCCAGGGCGGCTGTTGATCTTGCCTGCCGGGCAGCTGATGAGGCATCTGCCGATGAGCGTCGAAATCACGTAGGGACTTTTCTGATTGGTGAAAGAAAAGATGAGCTTTATCGGCTCGCCGGTTCCCGGGAAGCCGTGACAGACCGGCTGCGCAGGTGGGCGACGGATTATCATACAGCTGTATACCTGACCGGATTTCTTTTCTTCACAATAGTTTTCGCCGCGATTTTTATTCTATTCGGACTGAGCAGCCGTTCGCTGTATTTCCGAATCCTCTTTTGCGGAATTGCACTTATTCCCCTCAGCCAGCTCTCCATAGAAGTAGTTAACTATCTTGTGATGCGGCTTTTCCCGCCCCGTAATCTGCCGAAAATGGACTTCAAGATTTCAGGTGTTCCCGATTGCTTTCGGACCCTTGTTGTAGTCCCCATGATGCTGACAGATGAGCAGACGATTGATGAGCAGGTGCAGAAACTTGAAATACGGTATATAGCCAACCGGGAGGACAACCTGCTTTTCGGTCTTTTTACCGATTTTATCGATTCTGATCATCAGCGGACGATGCAGGATGAGGGGCTGCTGAACCGCGTTATTGCCGGTTTGGATGCTCTGAATCAGCGCTGCGGCTGCGGGCGTTTTTTTCTGTTACATCGGGAGAGGGCCTGGAGTGACTCCGAACAGAAATACATCGGATGGGAGCGGAAGCGGGGTAAGCTTGAGGAACTCAACCGGCTGATCGACGGTTCACGGCCGGAAAACTCACCGAAGCTTGTTTATCTTGGAAACCCGGATCAGCTGAAGACTGTCAGGTTTATAATTACGCTGGACAGCGATACTCTAATGCCCTCCGGCACCGCCCGCCGGCTGATTGAGACCCTTGCACATCCCTTGAATTTTCCGCGATTCGATTCCGAAGGCCGGATTTGCGCCGGTTCGTACAGCATTATCCAGCCTCTGGTGAGTCCTTCTCTGCCGAGTTCGAGCGGTTCTCCCTTCAGCAGGCTTTTCGCAAATGTTGTTGGCATAGATCCGTACACCAGCATGATATCGGATGTCAACCAGGATCTCACCGGAGAAGGATCCTATCACGGAAAAGGGATTTATGATGTGCGCGCCTTCAGCCGGATTCTTTCCGGGCGGTTCCCTGATGAACTGCTGCTGAGCCATGACCTGATCGAAGGAGCCCATGTCAGGGTCGGTTTTGCCGGCGATATCGAGTTGATCGATGAATTTCCCCAGGACTACCTTACCTTTGCCTCACGGCTGCATCGCTGGATCCGGGGGGACTGGCAAATCACGGGCTGGCTGCTGCCGCGGGTCCCCGATTCCACCGGAGCCCGGGCACCGAACCGTCTCTCCTGGTTCAACAGGTGGAAGATCCTGGATAATCTGCGCCGCAGCCTGATTGCCCCGGCAAGCCTGGTCCTTTTATCCCTGGCGTGGGCTGTGAGCTCAGGAACTGCAATAGCCGCCGCTGGTATTGTGGGTCTCCAGCTGATTTTCAATACCCTGGTAAAACCTTTGACCATGGCCACAACCCGTGGAGGCTTCAAAGGATTATCAGCCCGGAAACTGTATCATGATCTGCTGCGGGCCTTCGCGGAAGCCTCGCTGATTCCCTTTCAGAGTATTCTGGTGTTCAATGCCCTGGCACTGGTTGGGTATCGTAGATTCGTTTCGCACAAAAACCTTCTTGAGTGGACGGTAGGACCCGGGAAACGGAACAGTTTCCTGACCCACTTGCCTATGCAGCTTGGTGTCATGGGCATTGTAAGTCTGTGCAGTGGAATTACAGGCGCAACTCTGCTGTTTCTGGCTCCGGGAAAGCTTGTTTTCGCCGCGCCCTGGCTCGTGCTTTGGATCCTGCTTCCCCTGACCGGATGGCTGCTCAACCGTCGCCGTTCGCCGAAATCCCATTCCACTGATCTGTCGGAGAAGGATCGTACCTATTTACGGAAAATAGCCCGGCGGTCGTGGCGGTACTACTCTCAGTTCATCTGCGAAGAGACATCCTGGTTACCGCCGGATAATTATCAGGTCTCCCATCAGGATCGCCTTGCGATGCGTACCAGCCCTACGAACATTGGTCTCTGGTTGCTGAGCGCTGCTGCGGCACACGATTTCGGCTATTGTACCATAGACCAGGTGGTTCACCTTCTGTCAAAATCGATGGAGACGATCTCGGGACTGCAGCGTTTTGAAGGGCATCTTCTTAACTGGTACGACCTTCAGACTTTGAAGCCTCTGGAACCCCGTTATGTATCCATGGTGGACAGCGGAAACCTGATCGGGACCCTCTGGGCCCTGGAACAAAGCCTGAGGAGGATGATTGAAACACCGCTCCTCGATAAACGTCTCTTTGAAGGCCTGAGTGATACAGTGGAGGTTTACGAAGAGACAGTCAGGCGGTCAGACGGCTTAAACGAGGGCGGAGAATCTTCCGGACTGTTACGGGTGTGCCGGCTCCCTGCTTCCGGAATTGGAGAGAAGCTTAAGCTCCTGCGACGGATGGACGGAATCCTGGGCCCCGATATGGATGAGGATTTCAGCATACCCGGTTCAAGTGCGAAGGCGGATAACTGGAGACGGGAAATTCGTAAACAGCTGTCCGCATGGTGTGCCTTGAGAGACCGGTATCTCCGGTGGATAGAGATCCTCGGCGAAAAAACGAAGAGCGATATATCTCTCCCCGGTGAAGAAGCCTCTTCTGAGACAGGCACGATAGCCGCGATTTTCGATGATCTTGAGCAGGCGCCCTCCCTGAGAAGCCTGTCTGCAGGAGATGTTTCCTGCATCCGGGTACTTACGGCCGGCCGGAATCTGCCGGAGCTTGCCGCGGGTCCCCTTGCAGGGTGGATCGACCGTATTCTCCTCGCCTTTGAACAGGGTAAATGGCTGGCCGGTGAAATGATTGCCGTTGCAGAGAGGCTTATCGATGATGTGCATAAGCTTTCGGAATCGATCAACATGCGGTTTCTCTATGACACCCGGAAGAAAATCTTCCCCATTGGATTTCATATCGCCGATCAGCGTCCGGATAATGCATTCTACGATCTTCTGGCAAGTGAGGCGCGGATCGGAAGCTTTATCGCCATCGCCCGGGGAGATGTTCCTGTGGAGCACTGGTTTGCCATGGGACGTCCCTATAACATGATCGGCCGGCACCGGACACTTCTAAGCTGGACCGGAACGATGTTCGAATACCTGATGCCGCAAATACTGTTCCGTTCATACAACGGGTCTCTTCTGGACAAAGCATATTCCGAGGCAGTAGCGGTTCAGGTCTCCTATGGCCGAAGCAGGCATGTTCCCTGGGGCATATCGGAATCGGCGTATTCGGATCTGGATAACACCAGAACGTATCAGTATAAGGCCTTCGGTGTTCCACAGCTGGGACTCAAGCGAGTGTTGGAGGAGGAACTGGTTGTTGCTCCCTACGCGAGTCTGCTGGCCCTCGATATTATCCCGGAAAAAACGATACGCAACCTGCGCCGGCTGGAATCATTGGGGCTGCTGCAGGAGTACGGCTTTTTCGACGCCATAGACTTCAGCCGCCAGAGAACCCGCGACGGGAAACGGGGCGTACTGGTAAGGACCTATATGTCCCATCATATTGGTATGGGTTTTCTTTCCTTAAGCAACTTTCTTCATCATGGGGCAGTCCGTTATGATTTTCACAGGGATCCTCGGGTTCGGGCTTTCGAACCACTTCTGCACGAGAGTATTCCGACACTTTCTCCCCGCTATATGACTGCCCGGGGACAGATACCCGGGGTGACGTACAGAACCGGTGAGATTACACCGTCAGTGAGCAGTTTTGATTCTCCCAACACTGATACCCCCAGGACTCAGCTGCTTGGAAACGGCCGGTATTCCCTTATGGTCACCAACTCCGGCGGCGGCTACAGCCAATGGAAAGGCATCGAAATCACCCGGTGGCGATCCGATCCCAGCCTTGACTCGGGCGGGGTCCTTTGTTATCTCCATGAAACCGATAGAGATCTGCTCTGGTCAAACACCTTCCATCCTGCCGGCGGGAAAACAGAAACATATAATGCCTCATTCGCCCTCGACCGGGCAGTGATTCGACGCATAGACGACGGGATCGAGACCATGACCGAGATAGCAGTTTCCCCGGAAGACGATGTCGAAATCCGGCGGCTTACCCTGATAAACCAGTCCCATCGGATCCGCCGGCTTGAACTCACAAGCTATATTGAACTCTCCCTCGCTCCCCATGGGGCGGATCTGCAGCATCCGGCATTTAACAAACTGTTCATTCAAACCGAGGCAATAGCCGGCCGCCAGGCGCTTATTGCCTGGCGCCGGCAGCGCAGAGATGATGAACAGGATCTCTTTGTCGCCCACCGCTTTTCTTCCGAACGACCGGATGAGGCGGCCGATGCGTTCCGCTTCGAGACTGATCGGAGGACTTTTATAGGACGCGGGAAAACACTTGTTAACCCGGACGGAGTTTTCCTGGAACCGGGAGGAAGAGAGGGATACGTTCTTGACCCGATTTTCAGTCTGCGACGGACCGTCGTGCTTAAACCCGGCGAACGACGACAGGTATCTCTTATTCTCGGGGCCGCTGAATCAAGGGAAAGAATCCTGGCCCTGATGGACAAGTACGAGGATCTTCACGCGATTGACCGGGCAATGGATTTTTCCTGGGCTTCCGCCCAGCTGGAACTGCGGTCCCTCCGAATTCAGTCCGACGAGGCCCTCCGCTTTCAGCAGATTGCAAGCTACCTGCTGTTTCCGAATTCCCGGCTGCGCCCCCAGGAAAAACGACTTCAGGAAAACCGGAAAGGGCAGGCCGGATTGTGGCCCTACGGCATTTCCGGGGATGTCCCGATCATCCTGGTGAGCATTGCGGATATCCGGGATGTCGGATTAGTTGACCAGATCCTGCGTGCCCAGGCGTACTGGCGTATTCACGGATTTATTACGGATCTGGTAATCCTCAATGAAGAGACGGAAGGCTATGAGCATCCGCTTCGCTCGCATCTTGAGGCTTTGACACGGGTACGCCCGTCCCGGGTGTTTTTGCTGCAACAGGATCAGCTGCCTCTGGAGGATCTGTCGCTCCTGATGGCGGCGGCCCGGGTGGTACTCGTAGCGGCCAGGGGGGCGCTTTCACAGCAAATAGGTTTTGTCGCGGAGCTTCCTCCTCTTGCACAACTCAGCGTCAAAAAAAGACAGGATACGGATCCTTCCGCCCCCCTGCCTTTTATGGAGCTTCACTATTTCAACAGCCTGGGCGGGTTCACCGATGGCGGCCGGGAGTATGTAATCTATCTTGGTTCAGATAGTTCCACACCTGCTCCCTGGGTAAACGTCATGGCAAACCCGGGTTTTGGAACCCTCATAAGCGAGACGGGGGCCGGCTTTACCTGGTTTGGCAACAGTCAACGAAACCGTCTCACAGCCTGGTCCAATGATCCGGTAACTGATCCGGCCCCGGAGGTCATCTATATTAGGGATGAAGAGAGCGGAGATCTCTGGTCTCCTACCGCCTCCCCGATCCGTGAGAATCAGGCGTATCGGGCCAGGCATGGAGCAGGGTACTCCGTCTTTGAGCACAACAGCCACGGAATAGAACAGGAGCTGACGCTCTTTGTACCGGTGAATGAAAAGGGAGGAGATCCGGTAAAACTGCAGCGGCTCAAACTGACTAACAGTACTCCCCGGACTCGTATACTTTCGGTCACCCATTATTTGGAATGGACTCTCGGAGAAAATAGAGAGTCCTCCCTGATGCATATTGCCACATCCTGGGATAAGGAGCTGCATGCCCTCACGGCCCGGAACCGCTATCACCCGGAATACGGCGATCGTGTATCCTTTACCTCCCTCACCCCGCCGGCAGTCTCCTATACCGGCGATCGTGCCCACTTTATCGGAAGAAACCGGACCATCTCCCGGCCGGCAGCCATGGAGCGGATCAGCCTATCCTCCCGGACGGGATCCGCTCTGGATCCCTGTTCTGCACTCCAGACGGTACTTGAGCTGGCTCCAGGAGAAACGGCAGAAGTTATCTGCCTGACAGGACAGGCCGAATCATCCAAGCGGGCCCGGGAGCTTATCCTGTTGTACCGGGGTGCCGGAGCTTTTGAGAGTGCCCTCGATGAGACGAAGGTGTGGTGGGACGGAATATTGGGCAGCATTGAAGTCGAGACTCCTGAATACTCAACCAACTTTCTGATTAACCGGTGGCTTCTGTATCAGAGTCTGAGCTGCCGCATGTGGGGCAGGTCCGCATCTTATCAGTCAGGCGGAGCCTTCGGATTCCGTGACCAGCTTCAGGACGCGATGGCTTTTGTCTACACCCGGCCGGAGATCGCCCGGGAACAGATTCTACTGGCAGCAAGCCGGCAGTTCCTTGAAGGGGATGTCCAGCACTGGTGGCATCCGCCGGGCGGAGCGGGAATACGGTCGCGCATCTCCGACGACCTGCTCTGGCTTCCCCATGTAACGGCCCACTATGTCCGGACCACAGGGGACTCGGGAATACTTGAGGAGAACGTGCCCTTTTTGAAGGCGCCGCTCCTTGAAGCGGACCAGCATGAACTCTTTTCCATCCCTGAGACAAGCTCCGACCATGCTTCGCTTTTTGAGCATTGTCTCCGGGCGGTGGAACGAGGACTTACCTCCGGTCCCCACGGTCTACCGCTGATCGGAACGGGGGATTGGAACGACGGTATGAATCTTGTCGGCGCAGAGGGAAAGGGAGAGAGCGTGTGGCTCGGATGGTTTCTGGCTGATGTCCTGAAAGGTATGGAAATGCTCGCTGAGATTCGGGGAGATTCCCAGCTCCAGGGGGATCTCTCTAAGAAGAGAGCCGTGTTGGTACAATCCATAGAAGAGGCGGCATGGGACGGAAACTGGTATCTGCGGGCCTTCTTTGATGACGGCAGCCCCATCGGTTCTTCCGAGAATACCGAAGCACGCATCGATTCCCTTCCCCAGTCCTGGGCGCGCTTAAGCGGAGCAGGGGATGAAGAGCGGACGGCCAAGGCGCTGGAATCAGCCTGGCAACGGCTCGTTCGTGCAGAAGACGCACTGGTGCTGTTGTTTGAGCCCCCCTTCGACAGGATTCAACCTTCGCCTGGGTACATAAAAGGGTATCCGCCCGGGGTCCGCGAAAACGGCGGACAGTATACGCATGCTTCTGTCTGGCTCGCTATGGCTTTTGCGCGGGGAGGGGACGGCGACAAGGCGGCAGAGATACTGAGACTGCTGAATCCGATCGAGCAGACCGGGAATCCCGCAGCGTTACAGCGATATCGTGTTGAACCCTATGTTGTTGCGGCGGATGTCTACCGGCTTCCAGGCTGCACAGGTCGAGGCGGCTGGTCATGGTACACAGGGTCAGCGGCATGGATGTACCGGACCTGGATTGAAGAGGTGCTGGGGATGAAGATACGGGGGAACACGCTGCGAATAGATCCGGTACTGCCCGGCCGATGGAAGGGATTCTCCCTGCGATACCGCCATGGAGAGGCGGTCTATGAGATTCAGATAGACAATCCTGCCGGATGCGTTCGCGGAGTAGTGAAGGTTGAAATGGACGGGCAGCAAATACCGAAAGGGGTAATCGTTCTGGAACAAACTTCAGTAATCCACCGTGT